From one Suicoccus acidiformans genomic stretch:
- a CDS encoding ATP-binding protein: protein MLENCLYKTSSIFCFKFSPEGWHHKIQNDQLADAILDRAVHNSYKILIDGEKSMRERHGIDQQSEL, encoded by the coding sequence GTGTTAGAAAATTGTCTTTATAAGACCTCAAGCATTTTCTGTTTTAAATTTTCTCCCGAAGGCTGGCATCATAAGATACAGAATGATCAATTGGCTGATGCCATTCTTGATAGAGCTGTTCACAACTCCTACAAAATTCTTATTGATGGTGAAAAGTCGATGCGAGAACGACATGGCATCGATCAACAGAGCGAGCTTTAA
- a CDS encoding BglG family transcription antiterminator, with translation MLDNRQKYILKLLIHNSPQIFTSSDLALLTNVSTRTIKNDIAVINKFIEKYDLVIKSQPGKGNWIDSLIGIDSDLERYLNTSLDSDEILDYQIIQELIKERSYISVEEIADRFFLSSSSALRSIDKLTSELNKFGLKIIKKPRYGIKIIGEEQDKRLMLVRIQMLTQFGKEVEDLETENSLFDNVKSIILGFIDKFNLPTTSESIKNLITYVSISVERLLAGNDIEFPSGDIDEITKNIDMSYGRYLSDKIENQFNVTFDDSELAFLNINLLANNLVVMDNEESNSSNDIYLTYIYKWVNKLDYTFNTNFKENRSFMHFLTQHIKPMLIRMKYKIEVTNPWLDELKSYQKLAFEMAIFLVSEIMNDFQYPVTENEIAFLAIHIGAGLEKDKKQNSFDTIIITDVDSATISLLRSRLEYEFPNINITRMMTGEASLEFEFTNELIITTSRFNNVTSNTVLVSPILTEQDLKKINLKLTSKRYQLSDFIKQDIFFCSMEFSNKAEAINFMGNKLQEYNYVDNNFATSLMDREEYSTTAIGNLIAIPHALSGNVYEEAIGVIILKEPIWWDTNFVQLIFTIALNKKNSEILTNIYEQILSIGDKTEILKEIIQTKTYDEFLKIILEL, from the coding sequence ATGTTAGATAATCGACAAAAATACATCTTAAAGTTATTGATACATAATTCTCCACAAATATTTACTAGTTCAGACTTGGCATTGTTAACAAATGTTAGTACTCGAACAATAAAAAATGATATAGCCGTGATTAATAAATTCATCGAAAAATATGATTTGGTTATTAAATCACAACCAGGAAAAGGTAACTGGATTGATTCTTTGATAGGAATAGATAGTGATTTAGAAAGGTATTTAAACACATCACTCGATAGTGATGAAATTCTAGATTATCAAATCATTCAAGAATTAATTAAAGAACGCTCATACATTTCCGTGGAAGAAATTGCTGATAGATTTTTCCTCAGCTCATCGTCGGCTCTTAGAAGTATTGATAAGTTGACCTCTGAACTGAATAAGTTTGGACTGAAAATTATTAAGAAACCGAGATATGGGATAAAAATTATTGGGGAAGAACAAGACAAACGGCTGATGTTAGTTAGAATACAAATGCTTACTCAATTCGGAAAAGAGGTAGAAGATTTAGAAACCGAAAATAGTTTATTTGATAATGTAAAGTCAATAATCTTAGGCTTTATCGATAAATTTAATCTACCTACCACTAGCGAAAGCATAAAAAACTTAATAACATATGTATCTATTTCAGTAGAGCGTCTACTGGCTGGGAACGATATAGAATTTCCTTCAGGTGATATTGATGAGATTACTAAAAATATAGACATGAGTTACGGAAGATATTTATCCGATAAAATTGAAAATCAATTTAATGTGACTTTTGATGACAGCGAATTAGCTTTTTTGAATATAAATTTGTTAGCAAACAACTTAGTTGTTATGGATAATGAAGAGTCAAATAGTTCGAATGATATTTATTTAACTTACATATATAAATGGGTAAATAAATTAGACTATACATTTAATACAAACTTTAAAGAGAATCGTTCTTTTATGCATTTTTTAACTCAACACATAAAACCTATGTTAATAAGAATGAAATATAAAATAGAAGTAACAAACCCATGGTTAGATGAATTGAAAAGCTATCAAAAGTTAGCTTTTGAAATGGCGATTTTTCTAGTAAGTGAAATTATGAACGATTTTCAATACCCTGTAACAGAAAATGAAATTGCTTTCTTGGCAATCCATATTGGAGCAGGACTTGAAAAAGATAAAAAACAAAATTCTTTCGATACGATTATTATTACTGATGTCGATTCAGCTACTATAAGTTTACTGAGGTCTAGGCTGGAATATGAATTCCCTAATATAAATATAACAAGGATGATGACCGGAGAAGCTTCACTAGAATTTGAATTTACTAACGAGTTAATCATTACTACATCTAGATTTAATAACGTTACTTCCAATACAGTTTTAGTTTCACCAATCTTAACTGAGCAGGACCTGAAAAAGATAAATTTAAAACTTACTTCAAAGAGATATCAGCTTTCGGACTTCATTAAACAGGACATTTTTTTCTGTAGCATGGAGTTTTCGAATAAAGCTGAGGCTATAAACTTCATGGGTAATAAGTTACAAGAATATAATTATGTAGACAATAATTTTGCTACCAGCTTAATGGATAGAGAAGAATATTCAACAACTGCTATTGGTAACTTAATTGCAATACCCCATGCATTAAGTGGAAATGTTTATGAAGAAGCAATTGGAGTAATAATATTAAAGGAACCGATATGGTGGGATACAAATTTTGTTCAGTTAATATTTACAATAGCTTTAAATAAAAAGAATAGTGAAATTTTAACAAATATTTATGAACAAATATTATCTATCGGGGATAAGACTGAGATACTGAAGGAAATTATACAAACGAAAACCTATGATGAATTTTTAAAAATAATTTTAGAACTATAG
- a CDS encoding PTS sugar transporter subunit IIA — protein MIADNMIPELINYELDAKDWEEAIRLAARPLIESNYIKPSYVESMINNVKNDGPYIVITKNVAIPHASPDEGGLKSGISVSTLKKPISFGNEANDPVKYIFVISAVDNNDHLKLISEMVSLLEDELFYSLLDNKSESQIIIDYIKERGGTI, from the coding sequence ATGATAGCTGATAATATGATTCCAGAACTAATTAATTATGAGTTAGATGCCAAGGATTGGGAAGAAGCCATTAGGTTGGCGGCCCGGCCTTTAATTGAATCTAATTATATAAAACCATCTTATGTTGAAAGTATGATTAATAATGTAAAGAATGACGGACCGTATATTGTAATAACTAAAAATGTAGCTATTCCTCATGCTAGTCCAGATGAAGGTGGTTTAAAATCAGGCATTAGTGTAAGTACGTTAAAAAAACCAATCAGTTTTGGAAACGAAGCAAACGACCCGGTTAAATATATATTTGTCATAAGTGCGGTTGATAATAATGATCATCTTAAGTTGATATCTGAGATGGTCAGTTTACTTGAAGATGAGTTGTTTTATTCTTTATTAGATAACAAAAGTGAAAGTCAAATTATAATTGACTATATAAAAGAAAGGGGGGGAACAATATGA
- a CDS encoding PTS sugar transporter subunit IIB, with protein MKRALIACRTGMGSSMMLKIKIDQVVKKNGLPIKAEHGTLDDVKSFNGDLLITMSDVAEEYKDKAPYVIGINNLMDKEEIETKLNKFLSEVDA; from the coding sequence ATGAAAAGAGCATTAATTGCATGTCGAACAGGAATGGGCTCAAGCATGATGTTGAAAATTAAAATTGATCAAGTAGTAAAAAAAAATGGTCTACCTATTAAAGCTGAGCATGGCACACTTGACGATGTGAAAAGTTTCAATGGGGACTTATTAATTACAATGTCAGATGTAGCCGAAGAATATAAAGATAAGGCTCCTTATGTTATTGGAATTAATAATCTTATGGATAAGGAAGAAATTGAGACTAAGCTTAATAAATTCTTATCTGAAGTTGATGCATAA
- a CDS encoding PTS ascorbate transporter subunit IIC, whose product MEFLRVFVFDFLASAAILVGLIAFSGLILQRAPWSEVLTGTIKTIVGFLIFDIGSSAVGVSLGNFQELFAEGFGLEGVLPLAEAVTALAQEQFGTTVSLVMLVGFVMNLVIARLTPMKYIFLTGQHNLYLAALLTIMLQASGVSVGWTIAIGGIILGFCAAFFPSLAQPGMRAITGDDEIAMGHYVTTGYALSYWIGDKVGSPEESTEDLNLPGWLNIFKDYVVGVAITMIVFFYIATFAAGREFTETLSAGQNWLVFPIFQGLRFAAGLYVIITGVRMFLGEVVNAFVGISEKLIPDAKPALDCPVVFPYAPTATLVGFLSAYAGGLVTMIVMALLGTTVIIPVAVPYFFIGGTAGVFGNASGGWKGAMLGSFIVGVLIAVGPALIYPIMANIGLTGTSFPEMDFVIVGLIVYFVAKFFG is encoded by the coding sequence ATGGAGTTTTTAAGAGTATTTGTGTTTGACTTTCTTGCAAGTGCAGCTATTCTAGTCGGACTAATAGCTTTCTCGGGTTTAATCCTTCAGAGAGCACCGTGGTCAGAAGTATTGACTGGGACGATCAAGACAATTGTAGGTTTCCTCATATTTGACATTGGTTCTTCAGCAGTGGGAGTTTCTTTAGGGAATTTTCAAGAGTTATTCGCTGAAGGCTTTGGACTAGAGGGTGTTCTTCCTTTAGCAGAAGCTGTAACAGCGTTAGCTCAAGAACAGTTTGGAACAACAGTTTCATTAGTAATGTTAGTAGGATTTGTTATGAATTTAGTGATAGCTAGATTAACACCTATGAAATACATATTCCTCACTGGTCAGCATAATTTATATCTCGCAGCCTTATTGACAATCATGCTACAAGCCTCTGGCGTAAGTGTTGGTTGGACTATTGCGATTGGTGGAATCATTCTAGGTTTCTGTGCTGCATTCTTCCCTTCTCTTGCTCAGCCAGGCATGAGAGCAATTACGGGAGATGATGAAATTGCTATGGGGCACTATGTAACTACTGGTTATGCATTATCTTATTGGATTGGTGATAAAGTTGGTAGTCCGGAAGAAAGTACAGAAGACTTGAATTTGCCTGGCTGGTTAAATATTTTTAAAGACTATGTAGTTGGTGTTGCGATTACTATGATTGTTTTCTTCTATATTGCAACCTTTGCAGCGGGTAGAGAATTTACAGAAACACTTTCTGCTGGTCAGAACTGGTTAGTGTTCCCAATTTTTCAAGGTTTACGATTCGCAGCGGGTCTCTATGTAATTATTACTGGAGTTCGTATGTTCCTGGGTGAAGTTGTTAACGCATTTGTTGGTATCTCAGAAAAATTAATTCCAGATGCGAAGCCTGCCCTAGACTGTCCAGTAGTATTTCCATATGCGCCTACGGCAACCTTAGTTGGCTTTCTGTCAGCTTACGCAGGTGGCTTAGTTACAATGATTGTAATGGCATTATTAGGAACTACTGTAATAATACCGGTTGCCGTACCCTATTTCTTTATAGGTGGTACAGCAGGGGTATTCGGGAATGCGTCAGGCGGATGGAAGGGAGCGATGTTAGGTTCATTTATTGTTGGTGTCTTAATTGCTGTCGGACCAGCATTAATTTACCCGATTATGGCAAATATAGGATTAACGGGAACTTCTTTCCCAGAGATGGACTTTGTTATTGTCGGTCTTATCGTTTATTTTGTAGCAAAATTCTTTGGTTAA
- the tkt gene encoding transketolase — MNIKQESILTIRNLILDSVEYAKHGHMGMPLGSASMGYELFRNHMNHNPKNPNWFNRDRFILTSGHGSILQYVLLHLSGYDVTLDDLKTFRKNNSNTPGHPEVGETAGVEATTGPLGQGFSLTVGMAIAEAHLSARFNREGYDVIDHYTYTICGDGDLQEGVALEAAQIAGNLGLGKLIVLYDSNDVTSDGPIGVSSTIDTQQLFQAMNWQTLYVEDGNNPDEVGKAIEVAKSEPNKPTLIEVKNIIGFGSTFQGTSNIHSDPVGLEEAKIIKKNLGWDKEDFYVSNEVSDHFEEISDKGAKAETQWDKLMESYKVAHPELFNELEKMMNGKINVSEEVTADFQEEKLATRSASGEVLNRIYKELPILVGGSADLASSNKTEIKNYPYMELGQFEGPNIHFGVREFAMASIVTGITLHGGLKGYSGTFMVFSDYMRSALRLAALMGTPVIFIFTHDSLMLGQDGPTHQPIEHLASLRAMPNIVVYRGADANEVSVGWKLAMESKDRPFILSLGRHEVPVLNNISKEDAAKGAYVLSKDSETPELILIATGSEVETAFKVKDSLKQTGKFDSINLVSMPSWELFEEQEQSYKDAVLNPNVKNRVSIELGSTQGWKKYVGEGGLSIGINHFGKSAPAVDLLEDYRLTPEHIVDTISDYYSN; from the coding sequence ATGAATATTAAGCAAGAATCAATATTAACCATCAGAAACCTAATTTTAGATAGTGTGGAATATGCTAAACATGGTCATATGGGGATGCCCCTTGGGTCGGCCTCAATGGGTTATGAACTATTTCGGAATCACATGAACCATAATCCAAAGAATCCCAATTGGTTTAATCGAGATCGTTTTATTTTAACTTCAGGACATGGTTCTATTCTGCAGTATGTCTTACTTCATTTAAGTGGCTATGATGTGACTTTGGATGATTTAAAGACTTTTAGAAAAAATAATAGTAATACCCCTGGACATCCAGAAGTTGGTGAAACAGCAGGGGTTGAAGCAACAACAGGTCCTTTAGGACAAGGTTTTTCTTTGACTGTAGGAATGGCTATTGCTGAAGCTCATTTATCTGCAAGATTTAATCGTGAAGGTTATGATGTCATTGATCACTATACTTATACAATTTGTGGTGACGGGGACTTGCAGGAAGGTGTGGCTCTGGAGGCAGCGCAAATAGCAGGTAATTTAGGTTTAGGAAAACTGATAGTGTTATATGATTCTAATGATGTAACTTCAGATGGTCCTATCGGTGTTTCGTCAACTATTGATACGCAACAATTATTTCAAGCAATGAATTGGCAGACTCTATATGTAGAAGATGGTAATAATCCTGATGAAGTTGGTAAAGCCATCGAGGTCGCAAAATCTGAGCCCAATAAACCGACCTTAATTGAAGTGAAAAATATCATTGGATTTGGTTCCACATTCCAAGGTACGTCTAATATTCATAGTGACCCTGTAGGCTTAGAAGAAGCAAAAATAATTAAGAAAAATTTAGGTTGGGATAAAGAAGACTTCTATGTGTCTAATGAAGTAAGTGACCATTTTGAAGAGATTTCAGACAAGGGAGCAAAGGCCGAAACCCAATGGGATAAACTGATGGAATCATATAAAGTGGCTCACCCTGAACTCTTCAATGAACTTGAAAAGATGATGAATGGAAAGATAAATGTTTCTGAGGAAGTTACAGCTGACTTTCAAGAAGAGAAGTTGGCAACAAGGTCAGCTTCTGGTGAGGTTTTAAATAGGATTTACAAAGAATTACCAATTCTTGTTGGGGGATCAGCTGATTTAGCAAGTTCTAATAAGACCGAAATTAAAAACTATCCTTATATGGAATTAGGCCAATTTGAAGGACCAAATATTCACTTTGGAGTTAGGGAATTTGCGATGGCATCTATTGTCACAGGAATCACTTTACATGGTGGCTTAAAGGGGTATAGCGGTACTTTTATGGTTTTCTCAGACTATATGAGATCTGCTCTCAGACTAGCTGCACTTATGGGGACACCAGTAATCTTTATATTTACTCATGATAGTCTAATGTTAGGGCAAGATGGACCAACTCATCAACCGATTGAACATTTGGCATCATTAAGAGCCATGCCAAATATAGTTGTATATAGAGGAGCAGATGCTAATGAGGTTTCTGTAGGATGGAAGCTTGCTATGGAGTCTAAGGATAGACCATTTATTTTATCGCTCGGACGTCACGAAGTTCCAGTATTAAATAATATAAGCAAAGAAGATGCAGCGAAAGGTGCTTACGTCTTATCTAAAGATAGTGAAACTCCTGAATTAATTTTAATTGCTACTGGATCAGAAGTAGAAACTGCGTTTAAAGTAAAGGATTCCCTTAAACAAACAGGTAAATTTGACAGCATTAATTTAGTTTCGATGCCAAGTTGGGAACTCTTTGAAGAACAGGAACAATCCTATAAAGATGCGGTCTTGAATCCGAATGTTAAGAATAGAGTTTCTATTGAGTTAGGGTCAACCCAAGGTTGGAAAAAATACGTAGGAGAAGGTGGATTATCAATAGGCATCAATCATTTTGGTAAATCAGCTCCTGCTGTAGACTTATTGGAGGATTACCGTTTGACTCCAGAACATATTGTAGATACAATTTCAGACTATTATTCAAATTAA